The DNA segment TACGAAAATAAAGTTGATAATCGAAAACCATCAGATGATTTGatagatttaattaaattattagttaacagtttcggttatcaattttacatGAAAACAATTacatgcaaatttttttcataggTCTTTCTTGTACTCTGTTTATGTATGATTAAACGCTTCCTTTTGTATtaatttcctcttcttctaattctctctTATGCACTATTATACACATATGATGATAATGACTTTGAGTTTTAAAGTTTTTAGCCAACACAGTTACTAGCTACATTGTATAaatcaaaaatatattacaGCATATAGAAAAAATTGTTGTATGCcaatttcaaataaataatcATATTGAATATTAATGTGTTTGAAAATTGTAGTTGGAAAGCCTAAATCCCACTACTCATTAATCTACGGCggcattattgttgtttgtCTTTGTCTataatatctaatttaatattaattaggtAAGTTCAATGTATCAATTAGTCCCTACGATCATGCATCAAAGTTATATTAGGGTCCCCCACTGATGTTAATTACAAAAAcacaattgaaaaataatagtaaagtAACGGCACACGGTTAAGTCTGTTAAGTAAAGTAAGCTATTTTGACTGCGCAGTGTGAACGGCTGAACGCAGCCATTTGTTTTCTGATGAATACTATGATGTTTAAAAAGTAAtacttatttattaaaaaaattgaaaattaattttttttaaaaaatatataaaaaataaataatttttaaaaaattaaaatttattataaaaaataaattaaataaaatttaaacatcaATTTATAAACAACACAAAATTGACCTTGTTTTCTAAACATATAATAtcacacttaattaattaattattaattaagatgAGTCAGAACATGTGCCAGTTTGTATCTCTGAGCTCAGATCCCACATCATTTTCTGTAAGAATCCAATGAAATGGGCCCTCGTGCGGGTCTGTCCATTAATATGTCCTTAATGAAGGGAATCTCAAGAAATCttccatcttttttttttcacggcATTCGGAATTTTTAagaatcaagaattaatttgttataaatttaaattttattaaaaaaatttattgttagtTAATAAATAGATAATTAATCTATCATCTTGTCATATAATGTGTAAGAATATAAAACcagtaataattaattttaataactaatttaaattagttgaatgtttaatttattcatacatttaaataaatataaaaaaatttgaattttatcttATGTATACAAACACCAATTTTAAATTGCTCCAAAAGCTAAATTTTTGTTTACATATATGGTACCAATAAAGCTTTGTAGTTTGTGCTTAGCAGCAAGTGCCCTACTAAGTATGAATGTCCACTCATGCAAACATTAAAAGAGACAACAATTATTCGTGATTTCATGTATTGTTATTATAAAGAAATGGCAATATGTGTTTGATCAAGTGCGTGATAACTTTTCTAGAATCCGAGGTTGCCCAACTTCTTGTTAATTTCATAATAAAGTAGTCGAGTCAAATGTATGCATTCACTTCCTTTAATAAAATCCTATAATAGGTTGTAGAAAACTAATTATCAacataattctaaaattttaagttagaGCTTTTGCTCCTCttgtaaattaaaattcattattttacTAGTTTGTTGGATATTATTTCCATGAGAGAAACAAAAGTACTTCTCctagaaatttaaaaagaaacagAAGATAATTACAATCATATCCTCAAATTGGAAAtgcaacttgttttgtaggaatcCAATGTTTGAACCCTCAGTTGATTACATGTGAAATAATATCCTacatacttttaatttttaatctaaataaaaaacaaatgataccaatacaagtaaatcaagaaaaaagctTTCTTTATTTGATGTGTATGGTCTGCTGACCGATGATAATGccttgtttttttttctcctttaatCCTTCCTTTCCTGTTTGTTTTCCACTACTTGAAcaccaaaaatataatattagaaaattttataacaaaaatgttAATTCTCTATTTACCACCACATGACACTGTCTGGGTTGAATATATTTGATCCGAATACCTGAATTTccataaaaagaaaatggataGGAATATGATATGTCACCAATTGCTTGAGAAACAAGCCATAACTTTTCAGTTCCACTCCAGCTACTAATTCCTTCAAAATATCCTTTTTTCTACATCAATTTGTATGTACAAGAAAGTTAAATACATGCATTGAGTTAAATGGTTCTGAATTACATGAGAGTGGCTATAATTAACTTAAAACTAATAGGTTAATAACGCTTATGAACACCAAATATACAAGATGAAAAACATTTTGGAACAGAGTTTGTACATGCATCTTTTAAGCCTTTTGCATTCAACCATTTAGGCAGCCGAAAGAGATCTGATAGCTGCGGATGCCAGATCTTGTAAAACCTTAACTTTAAGTTGTCCCCTCCTGGGAGGAAGGCGCGGCGGAGTAAGTTGCGGGGGAGGGAGCAAAGGTGGAGAAATATCCAGtgttgtgttttcctttaatgGGGTAGAAATATCATTTGCAAATTGTCTTGGCATGTCAATGTCTTTAGGATTATTAAGAGCAATATCATTTGAATATTGTATTGGCATGTCAATGTTGTAAGGAATATTAAGAGCAATATCATCTTTAAATTGTATTGGCATGTCAATGAGGTAAAGATTCTTAAGAGCTTCCAAATTTTGAATAGCATCCGCCCCTTCTATTATTTGAGGGCATGAGCCCAGCCGCAAAACTTCAAGCTTAGGCAGTGCCCCTTTATCTATCTTTAAAGTCCTCAGAGTATTCATCCTCTGCAAGGTTAACTCCTTTAATTTCTCAAACCAACCGCATTTAAAATGTACCTTTGAGTTCCAGCAATAGTGATCAAGATGGAGTTCCAGCAATTCCGGAAGGCCTTCGAGTTTAGGCAATGGATCTTGAGCTAGCCTTGACCCAATCAAGCTTAACTTAATAAGATGCTTAAGCTTGGGAATCCATTCTGGCAATCTCTGTAGAGTCCCATTCAGGTAAAGACGTTGCAGGTTAGCAGGAGGATCAACTAATGCTTGCAGTGCAAGAAATCCGCAGTTTTTGGCTGCCTTGATGGATAGAGAGCAAAGATTGGGCATGTTCTTTATGGCATTACAAACACCATTTCCGTTTACTTCACTTATCCCAACAATGCCCAACTTCTTCATGTTGATCATATTCTCCATTTCTTGAATAATATCATCCCCATTAGCTGTACTCGTATCCACCATCGCAAGACTCTGCAAATCTGTTAAACCCCCAATCCCTCCATTCAACCTGACGCCTAATAAATGCTGCCGATGTTCTTTGGAAGCAAAGGAGTACGATAAAAAATGTCGCAGCTTAACAAGCTTGTTGATTTCCATAGGTAGCTCGCGTACCTGCGTATCTCTAAGGTTTAGAGTTTGTAGCTTTTGAAGCTTGCCAATGGACTTGGGAATTGTCTTGATTTTCGTCTTCCTTAAGCTCAAATACTTCAAATTCAATAAGTTTCCTACAACTTCAGGAAGATGATCAAGTGGAAAATCTTCAAGGCCTAATGTCACCAAGAGAATGAAACCGGAAAACAAAGATTTTACCACAGATTCTGAAAGTTCTTCAATGCCACAACTAATACAGGATCGCACCCGAACAAAACTTTGATCATTTCCAATAAAAGCACTTTTGTCAATATTCTGGATTGATATACGCCTCGTCCATTCATGAAATCCGAACTGTTGCTTGCTCACCACTTGGCAAAAGTTTAACTCCTCACACTTTCTGACAATAAAGTCATGCATCAAATCATGGACCCTGCAACTTTTAACCTTGCCATTGACAAACACATTGGAGACTTTAACCAAACTTCTACGAATGAGCTCAGCTAAGTAGTCCTCTGCTGCTTCCTCAAGTGTTTGAGCGCCAAACATCTCATTTTCATTCACGAAGCCCTCTGCTACCCATAGCTGAATAAGCGTTGAACACTTGATGGAGTAGTCTTGGGGAAAAAGGCCAAAATACAATAGGCATAACCTGAGATGGTAAGGAAGATCATGATAACTTTCTAGCAAGACTAGATAGAAGCTTCTGAGATGAGGATCACTGAAGAATTTCGAGCGAAGGCTATCATATACCTTTTGCCATTCAGATATTGTTTTCTTCTTAGTTGAAAGGAGGCCTGAAATAACTACAATGGCAAGTGGCACTCCCTCGCACCTCTTAACAAATCTTTGAGACAATTCATTCAGATCTTCAGGACAACCATGATGGTCAAATTGAAATGTcttcaaaagaaaaagcttcaaaGCATCATCAGCAGGCAATGGTTTTAGCTCGTGGATATGAACCGGAGCAGAACGTCGACAAAATTCAGCTATTCCTCTGTCCCTTGTTGTGATGATGATCCTGCTTCTGATGTTGGTATCATCAGGTAAAGCATATTCCATGCATTCCCAAAAGTTTATTTCCCACACATCATCAAACACGATCATGTAGCTCTTTCCTTGCAAGTAGTCTCTTAGTTTTTGTGTCAAATTACACTTGTCCCCCTCTTTTTCCCTGTTCTCCACAAGATACTTTTTACCATCATTCTCATACAAAGTTTGTATTGTAGTCAGCAAATGTTCCTCTTTGAAGGAATGAGACACAGTGATCCAAGCATAACAATCAAAATCCTCCTTGTGTTTGTTGTAAAGATTCCTTACAATAGCTGTTTTGCCTTTACAGAGATATTAATAACAAAAGAACGAAATTAAGTTAGGTAATGGTTATGATATTAGAGAATAGAGAGAATGtttgtatttaaatataaacTATTCTTACATGAATACGTTCCATAAGGGGAAAAAAGTATACCATAAAGCCACAATAAACTTTAACGAATCACTAATATGGAATTTCAGATCTTTCAATTAGTCCCTAATCCAATTCATCTATAGTAACAACACTCCAGTAACTTAGATAAACTCTTAAGTATAAAACTACTTGTAAAGTCTTCAAAGTAATAACTGAGAAACATGAATATTACCGAGTCCTCCTTCGCCGACAACGGAGATGATGGTGCGCCTGGCTTCTCTATGTATGAGCCATTCAGTGAGCAACTTCTTGGCATAATCAACTCCCACAAGTTCATCATCTCTAATAAAATGGGCACCCATTCGAAGGTCATAGCATGTTCGTTCAGCCACATTTTGTTCTGATGATGGACTGAGCCCAAGAGCTTGCTTATCTTCATAGAGCTTCCGTATGGATGCTGTGACATTCTCAATCTCAGATGCCATCCGGTGCCGGGGTACCACAGTTGTTATCATGAAAACAAACTTGGATAGCATGCTGTGGCTTACATAACAAGATTCAGAGAAGAAACAAAACTTAGTTAAATCCAATTAACAGACAACTAGCCTATAGCTTATATAATTCCCTTTTATCAACTAAAATTTAAGTGGCTATTGTATGTGCTAGTCTATGTTATGCATGTcaactctctcttttttttatcaggTCATTAGGTGTAAATCCTCGAGTATGTATCAACCGGGAGCCAACCATCCCTAACTTCGTCAGACTTCAACCTTCAGTGGGTGATGGGAGACTGGCTACGAAAACTGCTGCATAGGTGCCATTGAGTTAATACTCAGATTGGTCTTTAAAGTTACACTTGTACCTCAAGTTAGTCTTCAAAGTTTTCAATTTAGTTTCCCAACTTGGTATAGTGCCTGGCCCTGTTTCCATCATAGAACCGTAGCGTGCTAAGATAGGCTAACGCCTGTCACACTTGACTGTCTAAAGATTATTTGATGTGTCAATTGAAACTTTTTACCTCAATTTGCTCCTTAAGAAATGTTTAAAACCTTTaagtgaaattaaaatttggcttttaaaggCTTCGTAGTGAGAAAATTGAGGTTAAAAAGTTTTAGTTGCTACGTCCAATAGCCATTTAAAAGTCCAACATGATATCCATTGGTCTATTTTAGCACATTAACAGTTCTGTGACAAAAACAAGTCAGAAACCAACATGAGTCACGAATGCTAAGTTGGGAGTTGGGAGACCAAATTgagtaaattgaaattttgggaCCACATCGAGACACAAGTGTAACCTTAGGAccaatttaaatattaactcaGTTGCCACTCCTAAGgaagctccatttaagggtctgccgctggccaatgggttgctgcatacACAAGGCGGGATTTGAACTCCCgatacttgcttaagcggacgagtgaacTGACACTCTCTCCTTGCACAAAGCTTATTTTGAGAGTAAAGTACATTAGCTTAGGGTTTTGACTTTGATTTCTAATGTATAAAGAATAATACATGAAAAGCAGAGATATAATTGGCAAGTAAAGAAGATCCTTGCCTTTGAGAAGGGTGAGGTGCAAGTTTGATGATGTAAAAGTCAACGGCATCTTCGATGCGAAAGGCAGCATGCCTGAGTTGGTTGACCCACACCTTGACCGCGTGGTTGGAGGTGTCTGCAGTGTCTGCCTTGGCATCAGCATCCTTCAAGTAAGCCTGTATCAAACACAGTTCCACTTTCAGTCCTTCAACTTTCGTCCGTACAACTCCAAGCAGCGTCACTTCCTCATTCAGCAGCTGCGCCAGCTTCGTAATCAAGCTGTCCACCGCAACTGATGCCATctcaacaacaaatcaaaatggAGGAGCACTAGGGATCCATCAGAGGAGCATTTTATGATCAaccactttttaatttttcatggcTATGGCTGCCATGATAGACCCCTCGTGATAAACGCATACTATATATTATACATTTATACTTTAATAAATAGAGTAAAGTAACGGGTAAATATATGAGAATTTATATTTCGaacatattaatttttaaaaaaattattaataaattttttgcgATAATTATAGAGGATAATTTAAAGCATATgttatcttaaaaaatattattagtattttgttAGGGATTAATATGTTcaaagaataaatttttaagaatttatttgttattttattctaataaatattatattatttaaaaattaattaaaatatatgtaaataatgttaaatttaatatattttttaattaaaatatatgtataaagttatatttttatttgtttttatttttgtatttattttagttgacaaatttaatttttatttgttattcttTTTGTTATATATTCTTGTGaagacatttttttaaattgttaatttgtatgcatttttattattttttttatttcatctttTGTATGTATATTCTTTGTCtaaaaatttatctttgatttgtttatttttttctcttaattttttgatTGGTATATCATTTTTGTCTAATGATATGAGAGTTGGTGAAGTTGATTTCTATAATCAATAAAGAATATAAATTAGCAAAATAAAtgatgttttgaatttttgaatttttttgtaatgttacttgtttatttgttataACAAGAGTTGAAtttcagtattttttattaggataaatattttagtagttgagagtttttttttaaatataaaatcatttATTTGAACTTCAAATAtaagtaatataaatttaaaatactattaaaaaatatttaatatcattttttttaatgagcatataataaaatttgtgttaaacatatgcaaatgatataTGAAGGTGAATAGTGACTAGTTCTTCAGGACTTGTTGACTTGTTTTCAACTTAATTTTTGAGTTATTATTCCCTGAATGGAACCAATGAGAGtaaacaaaccaaaaacaaagcCTAAAATGCTTAAACTCCGAAGCATGATCCACTTAGCACTCCATGCTTCAGTATTAGACAGACCTAAGTACATTTCCACTGGAAAATATATGGTTAATGGCCAAAAGATTAAGCTTCCTAGTACTCCCAAAATCTGGTTGAAGTAAGGGAACATCAATGCAATCACCGTGGTTGATGCCACGTAAGCGGTTCGGAAAGACAGCCTCAGAAAATTCAGTTCAAAATCCGGTAAAAATGGCAGTTTCAAGAAATACGAGTGATTCACAAAATTCACTATCCGGGTATTGAAAAATTGAAAGCGAACCAATTCTCAACAATGGCGAAAAGTGGCTGACTATACACCTACACCAAAAAAGTGAAAGAGATACTTATTTTAAAACAGAGAGAATATCATAGCAAACATGATAAACTACACAATTATTTGATGATAGTTTACTCCAACAGTGAAATTAAAGAAccacataaaaaatttagaataatactACATATCTAAGTCTTTTTCTTAATCAAGTCCAACCAAGTTGGTCTAACATAACGAAAAACAATTATGACTAGTATTATTCTAcgtcttattatttattttggttgGACTATGATTCATAAAAAGACTTAGATGTGTATGATTACTCTAAAATTTAACGTTTGatatatatactaaaactaTGTTGTATTTGTGTACCTGATATGCACCAACAAGGTGAACCACAATACAAACATTGGCAAAGTTAACAAGCCAATAATACTTGGAGGATCCAAAACCTGTTAAGAGGTTTCCTGGTGTGTAATTACCAAAGGCTGCATATCCAGCTCCTCCACAGCCAAGGTAGAAGAACGTTGTGATTGCGACCGATATCACAGAGGCCTTCTTCATAGTTTGGTTTTCCGGTGGAGGCGACTTCAGAGTATCCTTCAACAATCAAAGCAACTTATATTAGAATCTATAGTAGTTAAGTTCTGATATGATCATAGGGAAGATATACCTGAATTTCCAAGAGAATTGTTGAGAATGGATAGGAATATGATATGTCACCAAGTGCTTGAGCAACAAGCCATAACTTTTCAGTTCTACTCCTGCTACTGATTCCTTCAATGCTACCTTCAAcatatcctttttttttctacatCAATTTGTATGTACAAGAAAGTTAAATACATGCATTGAGTTGAATGGTTCTGAATTACCTGAGAGTTGCTATAATTAACTTAAAACTAATAGGTCAATAACGCTTATGAATACCAAATATACAACATGAAAAACATTTTGGAACAGAGTTTGTACATGCACTTTTTAAGCTTTTTGCATTCAACCACGGCGCACCTCCATTTAGGCAGCCGAAAGAGATCTGATAGCTGTGGATGCCAGATCTTGTAAAACCTTAACTTTTACTTGTCCCCTCTTGGGAGGAAGGCGCGGTGGAGTAAGGCGTGGCGGAGTAAGGCACGGCGGAGTAGGTTGCGCGGGAGGGAGCAAAGGTGGAGAAATATACAGtgttgtgttttcctttaatgGAGTAGAAATATCATTTGCAAATTGTCTTGGCATGTCAATGTCGTAAGGATTATTAAGAGCAATATCATATGAAAATTGTATTGGCATGTCAATGAGGTAAAGATTCTTAAGAGCTTCCAAATTTTGAATAGCATCCGCCCCTTCTATTATTTGAGGGCATGAGCCCAGCCGCAAGACTTCAAGCTTAGGCAATGCCCCTTTATCTATCTTTAAAGTCATCAGAGTATTCATCCTCTGCAAGGTTAACTCCTTTAATTTCTCAAACCAGCCGCATTTAAAATGTACCTCTTCACTCTCACAATAGTGATCAAGATGGAGTTCCAGCAATTCTGGCAGGCCTTCAAGTTTAGGCAATGGATCTTCAGCTAGCCTTGACCCTATCAAGCGTAACTTAATAAGATGCTTAAGCTTGGGAATCCATTCTGGCAATCTCTGCAGAGGCCCATTCAGGTAAAGACGTTGCAGGTTAGCAGGAGGATCAACTATTGCTTGCAGCACAAGAAATCCACAGTTTTCGGCTGCCTTGATGGATAGAGAGCAAAGATTGGGCATGTTCTTTATGGCATTGCAAACACTACTTCCATTGACTTCACTTAACTCAACAATGCCCAACTTCTTCATATTGATCATATTCTCCATTTCTCGAATAATTCCATCCCCATTAGCTGTACTTGTATCCACCATCGCAAGACTCTGCAAATCTGTTAAACCCCCAATCCCTCCATTCAACCTGAAGCCTAATAAATGTTGCCAATGTTCTTTGGAACCGAAGGAATAAGATAAAAGATGTCGcagcttaacaagcttattgaTTTCCATAGGTAGCTCTAGTACTTGTGTATCTCTAAGGTTTAGAGTTTGTAGCTTTTGAAGCTTGCCAATGGACTTGGGAATTGTCTTGATTTTCGTCTTCCTTAAGCTCAAATACTTCAAATTCAATAAGTTTCCTACAACTTCAGGAAGATGATCAAGTGGAAAATCTTCAAGGCCTAATGTCACCAAGAGATTGAAACCGGAGAACAAAGATTTTACCACAGATTCTGAAAGTTCTTCAATGCCACAACTAAGACAGGATCGCACCCGAACAAAACTTTGATCATTTCCAATAAAAGCACTTTTGTCAATATTCTGGATTGATATACGCCTCGTCCATTCATGAAATCCGAACTGTTGCTTGCTCACCACTTGGCAAAAGTTTAACTCCTCACACTTTCTGACAATAAAGTCATGCATCAAATCATGGACCCTGCAACTTTTAACCTTGCCATTGACAAACACATTGGAGACTTTAACCAAGCTTCTACGAATGAGCTCAGCTAAGTAGTCTTCTGCTGCTTCCTCAAGTGTTTGATCTCCAAACATCTCATTTTCATTCACAAAGCCCTCTGCTACCCATAGgcgaataagtgttgaacactTAACGGAGTAATCTTGGGGGAAAAGGCCAAAGTACAAAAGGCATAACCTCAGATGGTAAGGAAGATCATGATAACTTTCTAGCAAGACCAGATAGAAGCTTCTAAGATGAGGATCGGTGGAGAATTTTGAGCGGAGGCTATCATATACCTTTTGCCATTCAGATACAGTTTTCTTCTTAGTTGAAAGGAGGCCCGAAATAACTACAATGGCAAGTGGCACTCCCTTGCACCTCTTAACAAATCTTTGAGACAAATCATTCAGATCTTGAGGACAACCATGATGGTCAAATTGAAATGTcttcaaaagaaaaagcttcaaaGCATCATCAGCAGGTAATGGTTTTAGTTCGTGGATATGAACCGGAGCAGAACGTTGACAAAATTCAGCTATTCCTCTGTCCCTTGTTGTGATGATGATCCTGCTTCTGATGTTGGTATCAGCAGGTAAAGCAAATTCCATGCATTCCCAAAAGTTTATTTCCCACACATCATCAAACACGATCATGTAGCTCTTTCCTTGCAAGTAGTCTCTTAGTTTTTGTGTCAAATTACACTTGTCCACCTCTTTTTCCCTGATTCCCTCCACAGGATACTTTTTACCATCATTCTCATACAAAGTTTGCATTATAGTCTGCAAATGTTCCTCTTTGAAGGAATGAGACACAGTTATCCAAGCATAACAATCAAAATCCTCCTTATGTTTGTTGTAGAGATTCCTAACAATTGCTGTTTTCCCTTTACGGAGATATtaataagaacaaaagaaagaaattaagttaGAAAAtggttttatataaatataaactgTTCTTCCATTAATTACGTTTCACACGGGGAAAAGAGTATAAAGCCacaataaattttaacaaatcaCTAGTATGgattttaaaatctttcaatTAGTCCGTAAcatttcaataatattttggGATTCATCTCTAATAACAACTCCTCTAAGTATAAAACTAGttgtaaaatctttttaaagtatatctgaatatttattataggagattacgtatttattattatgattctcttaatacctataaatacccttttatGTTGTATCATTCCAAACAACTTGAATAGATAACTtgaatacactcaataatacacaaattcTTTTTTTAGCTTGTTTCTAACAGTAATAACTGAGCAATAAGAATATTACCGAGTCCCCCTTCGCCTACGACGGAGATGATGGTGCGCCTGGCTTCTCCATGTATGAGCCAATCAATGAGCAAATTCTTGGCATAATCAACTCCCACAAGTTCATCATCCCTAATAAAATGGGAACCCATTCGAAGGTCATAGCGTATTCGTTCAGCCACATTTTGTTCTGATGATGGACTGAGCCCAAGAGCCTGCTTATCTTCGTAGAGCTTCCGTATGGACGCTGTCACGTTCACAATCTCAGATGTGATCCGGTGCCTGGGTACCACACTTGTTATCACCAAACAAAACTTACACAGCATACCACGCCTTTCATCACAACAAACCAAAGTTAGTTAATTTGCAACTAACATACTACAAACTCATAGCTTATATAATGGTAAAGGCTCGCAGTTCTGTGACTCCTTAAGTaacaatttagtcaaatatgtctaataatttttatctgAAGACAAATACACGTCAGTTTCTAACAATGAATTATAGCTCAAAAGGTATAGTTTCTCCATACTCATCTAAGAGGTTGCGGGTATGAATCTcctatctttggtaaaaaaaaaaatacacgtAAGTTTCTACCTTTTCTCTCGCTACTTTGTTTATTTCCTATTCTAACATTTATGCAAATCAAATGCTTGCCTTTGAGATGGGTGAGGTGCTAGTTTGATGATGTAAAAGTCAACGGCATCTTCGATGCGAAAGGAAGCACGTCTGAGTTGGTTGACCCAAACCTTGACGGCGTGGGAGGAGGTGTCAGCAGTATCTGCCTTGGCATCAGCATCCTTCAAGTAAGCTTGGATCAAACACAGCTCATCTCTCACTCCTTCAACTTTCGTCCGCACATCTCTCAGCAGCGTCACTTCCTCATTCAGTAACCGCGCCAGCTTCATAATCAAGCTGTCCACCGCAACTGATGCCATCAAAATGGAAGAGATCGTTCACAGATAATGCAAATTAAACTTCAACTCACCTCTTCCCTTTTGCCTTTAACTTATTCCCTGCTTTACTTTAGCTTTGCCTTTATACTTTTTCTAAAGTAACATTTCTTCTCAATTAACCAATGAATCATATgtttacaaataaataaatatataggaATCTGTATTTgatatctcaatttttttattatgttattattattctaattatttagtaaaaaaatgtgtaaatcaatatgtataaataaatatacgTAAATATATAACAACTAATTTAACATTTTTGTTGCCAATAAactataactcaaatgacataattttcTCATACTCAGCTAAAAGATTGCAGATTTGAGTCCCTTTATCTGGTAAAAATCTTTTTACCTTCTTAATGAACATATAATAAAACTTGTGttaaacatatgcaa comes from the Arachis duranensis cultivar V14167 chromosome 7, aradu.V14167.gnm2.J7QH, whole genome shotgun sequence genome and includes:
- the LOC107496045 gene encoding disease resistance protein RPM1 isoform X5, producing MASVAVDSLIMKLARLLNEEVTLLRDVRTKVEGVRDELCLIQAYLKDADAKADTADTSSHAVKVWVNQLRRASFRIEDAVDFYIIKLAPHPSQRRGMLCKFCLVITSVVPRHRITSEIVNVTASIRKLYEDKQALGLSPSSEQNVAERIRYDLRMGSHFIRDDELVGVDYAKNLLIDWLIHGEARRTIISVVGEGGLGKTAIVRNLYNKHKEDFDCYAWITVSHSFKEEHLQTIMQTLYENDGKKYPVEGIREKEVDKCNLTQKLRDYLQGKSYMIVFDDVWEINFWECMEFALPADTNIRSRIIITTRDRGIAEFCQRSAPVHIHELKPLPADDALKLFLLKTFQFDHHGCPQDLNDLSQRFVKRCKGVPLAIVVISGLLSTKKKTVSEWQKVYDSLRSKFSTDPHLRSFYLVLLESYHDLPYHLRLCLLYFGLFPQDYSVKCSTLIRLWVAEGFVNENEMFGDQTLEEAAEDYLAELIRRSLVKVSNVFVNGKVKSCRVHDLMHDFIVRKCEELNFCQVVSKQQFGFHEWTRRISIQNIDKSAFIGNDQSFVRVRSCLSCGIEELSESVVKSLFSGFNLLVTLGLEDFPLDHLPEVVGNLLNLKYLSLRKTKIKTIPKSIGKLQKLQTLNLRDTQVLELPMEINKLVKLRHLLSYSFGSKEHWQHLLGFRLNGGIGGLTDLQSLAMVDTSTANGDGIIREMENMINMKKLGIVELSEVNGSSVCNAIKNMPNLCSLSIKAAENCGFLVLQAIVDPPANLQRLYLNGPLQRLPEWIPKLKHLIKLRLIGSRLAEDPLPKLEGLPELLELHLDHYCESEEVHFKCGWFEKLKELTLQRMNTLMTLKIDKGALPKLEVLRLGSCPQIIEGADAIQNLEALKNLYLIDMPIQFSYDIALNNPYDIDMPRQFANDISTPLKENTTLYISPPLLPPPQLTPPRLPPRRGQLKVKVLQDLASAAIRSLSAA
- the LOC107496045 gene encoding disease resistance protein RPM1 isoform X3 → MASVAVDSLIMKLARLLNEEVTLLRDVRTKVEGVRDELCLIQAYLKDADAKADTADTSSHAVKVWVNQLRRASFRIEDAVDFYIIKLAPHPSQSHSMLSKFVFMITTVVPRHRMASEIENVTASIRKLYEDKQALGLSPSSEQNVAERTCYDLRMGAHFIRDDELVGVDYAKKLLTEWLIHREARRTIISVVGEGGLGKTAIVRNLYNKHKEDFDCYAWITVSHSFKEEHLLTTIQTLYENDGKKYLVENREKEGDKCNLTQKLRDYLQGKSYMIVFDDVWEINFWECMEYALPDDTNIRSRIIITTRDRGIAEFCRRSAPVHIHELKPLPADDALKLFLLKTFQFDHHGCPEDLNELSQRFVKRCEGVPLAIVVISGLLSTKKKTISEWQKVYDSLRSKFFSDPHLRSFYLVLLESYHDLPYHLRLCLLYFGLFPQDYSIKCSTLIQLWVAEGFVNENEMFGAQTLEEAAEDYLAELIRRSLVKVSNVFVNGKVKSCRVHDLMHDFIVRKCEELNFCQVVSKQQFGFHEWTRRISIQNIDKSAFIGNDQSFVRVRSCISCGIEELSESVVKSLFSGFILLVTLGLEDFPLDHLPEVVGNLLNLKYLSLRKTKIKTIPKSIGKLQKLQTLNLRDTQVRELPMEINKLVKLRHFLSYSFASKEHRQHLLGVRLNGGIGGLTDLQSLAMVDTSTANGDDIIQEMENMINMKKLGIVGISEVNGNGVCNAIKNMPNLCSLSIKAAKNCGFLALQALVDPPANLQRLYLNGTLQRLPEWIPKLKHLIKLSLIGSRLAQDPLPKLEGLPELLELHLDHYCWNSKVHFKCGWFEKLKELTLQRMNTLRTLKIDKGALPKLEVLRLGSCPQIIEGADAIQNLEALKNLYLIDMPIQFKDDIALNIPYNIDMPIQYSNDIALNNPKDIDMPRQFANDISTPLKENTTLDISPPLLPPPQLTPPRLPPRRGQLKVKVLQDLASAAIRSLSAA